A part of Arthrobacter dokdonellae genomic DNA contains:
- the ftsY gene encoding signal recognition particle-docking protein FtsY, which produces MNQTLAIILYIVIGLAVVGALVPVFLKARKNSQNYTGPRDANDPAPLDPATGQAGDASPGGGTLVEERPETQAPPSDVVTAAPTETAPALETPLPAEGRLVRLRARLAKSNNALGKGLLALLSRDTIDENVWEEVEETLLLADIGTDSTMELVDTLRERVKVLGTRSAEHVQGMLREELVKLVDPTMDRSLNIDRHDGRPAVLMVVGVNGVGKTTTVGKLARVFVAEDKDVLLGAADTFRAAAAEQLATWGARVGVPTVKSDVDGADPASVAFEAVKAGIEGEVDVVMIDTAGRLQNKVGLMDELGKVKRVIEKQATVDEVLLVLDATTGQNGLAQAKVFSDVVNITGIVLTKLDGTAKGGIVVAIQKTLGVPVKLVGLGEGADDLAPFDAEGFVDALLS; this is translated from the coding sequence GTGAACCAGACTCTTGCCATCATCCTGTACATCGTCATCGGGCTCGCCGTCGTCGGCGCCCTTGTCCCTGTCTTCCTGAAGGCGCGGAAGAACTCACAAAACTACACCGGCCCGCGCGACGCGAACGACCCGGCACCCCTCGACCCGGCGACGGGCCAGGCCGGGGACGCTTCCCCAGGGGGCGGCACCCTGGTGGAGGAGCGCCCGGAAACCCAGGCCCCGCCGTCGGACGTCGTAACGGCGGCCCCGACGGAAACGGCACCGGCGCTGGAAACCCCGTTGCCCGCGGAGGGCCGGCTGGTCCGGCTGCGCGCCCGGCTGGCCAAGTCCAACAACGCGCTGGGCAAGGGCCTGCTGGCGCTGCTCTCGCGGGACACCATCGATGAAAACGTGTGGGAGGAAGTCGAGGAGACGCTGCTGCTGGCGGACATCGGCACCGATTCCACCATGGAGCTGGTGGACACGCTGCGCGAACGCGTCAAGGTCCTGGGCACCCGCAGCGCCGAGCACGTCCAGGGCATGCTGCGCGAGGAGCTCGTCAAGCTGGTCGACCCCACCATGGACCGCAGCCTGAACATCGACCGCCACGACGGCCGGCCCGCCGTCCTCATGGTGGTGGGCGTCAACGGCGTCGGCAAGACCACCACCGTGGGCAAGCTGGCCCGCGTGTTCGTCGCCGAGGACAAGGACGTGCTCCTCGGGGCGGCGGACACGTTCCGCGCGGCCGCCGCCGAGCAGCTGGCCACCTGGGGTGCCCGGGTGGGAGTGCCGACGGTGAAGTCCGACGTCGACGGCGCGGACCCCGCCTCCGTTGCCTTTGAGGCGGTGAAGGCCGGCATTGAGGGCGAAGTTGACGTGGTCATGATTGACACCGCGGGCCGCCTGCAGAACAAGGTGGGCCTGATGGACGAGCTCGGCAAGGTCAAGCGCGTCATTGAAAAGCAGGCCACCGTCGATGAGGTGCTGCTGGTGCTCGACGCCACCACCGGGCAAAACGGGCTGGCCCAGGCGAAGGTGTTCTCCGACGTCGTCAACATCACCGGCATTGTGCTGACCAAGCTGGACGGCACGGCCAAGGGCGGCATTGTGGTGGCGATCCAAAAGACGCTCGGCGTGCCGGTGAAGCTGGTGGGCCTTGGCGAGGGCGCGGACGACCTCGCGCCGTTTGACGCCGAGGGCTTCGTGGACGCCCTGCTGTCCTAG
- a CDS encoding MFS transporter — protein MLMSTPSPAPEADSAAAVKLPREIKVLVAAAFLIAIGFGIVAPVLPQFAQSFHVSVGAAAVVVSVFAFTRLVFAPLSGVLVERLGERRTYILGILIVAASSAACAFAQNYWQLLLYRGLGGIGSTMFTVSAMGLLIRLAPAQARGKVSSLYAGSFLLGNITGPAAGGLLAGFGLQLPFLVYAGALVLVALLVATQLPAAVPVPAKAAEPAGVQAVAQGPVREGAAAGPLPAGEGAAAGGGPASNTVKQEPLLLRAALGIPAYRAVLASSFANGWSAFGIRMALVPLFATAALGAGPEVAGISLAVFAIGTGIALMFSGRLADTWGRKPMILLGLLVNGLGMGVLGFTGDVFWFFAVSLVAGLGSGLMGPAQQATVADVIGNERSGGKVLATFQMCSDFGAIIGPIAAGYLVDLFSYGLAFSMATVVALVAVVFWLPAAETQR, from the coding sequence ATGCTGATGTCAACACCCAGCCCAGCCCCCGAAGCCGACAGTGCCGCCGCGGTCAAGCTCCCGCGGGAGATCAAGGTCCTGGTCGCCGCCGCATTCCTGATCGCCATCGGCTTCGGGATCGTCGCCCCGGTCCTGCCTCAGTTTGCGCAGAGCTTCCATGTCAGCGTGGGTGCCGCCGCCGTCGTGGTCAGCGTCTTCGCCTTCACCCGGCTGGTCTTTGCCCCGCTCAGCGGCGTCCTCGTGGAGCGGCTGGGCGAGCGGCGCACCTACATCCTGGGCATCCTGATCGTCGCGGCGTCCTCCGCCGCCTGCGCCTTCGCGCAGAACTACTGGCAGCTGCTGCTGTACCGCGGGCTGGGCGGGATCGGCTCCACGATGTTCACGGTCTCGGCCATGGGCCTGCTGATCAGGCTCGCTCCCGCGCAGGCCCGGGGAAAGGTCTCCAGCCTGTACGCCGGGTCGTTCCTGCTGGGGAACATCACGGGTCCGGCGGCCGGCGGGCTGCTGGCCGGGTTCGGCCTTCAGCTGCCGTTCCTTGTCTATGCCGGCGCCCTGGTGCTGGTGGCGCTGCTCGTGGCCACGCAGCTGCCCGCCGCCGTGCCGGTGCCGGCCAAGGCTGCGGAGCCGGCGGGTGTCCAGGCCGTCGCGCAGGGTCCAGTCCGGGAGGGGGCCGCGGCCGGCCCCCTCCCGGCGGGCGAGGGTGCGGCGGCAGGCGGGGGTCCGGCGTCGAACACTGTCAAGCAGGAGCCGCTGCTTCTGCGCGCTGCCCTGGGCATCCCCGCCTACCGGGCCGTCCTGGCGTCGAGCTTCGCGAACGGGTGGTCGGCGTTTGGGATCCGCATGGCCCTGGTGCCACTGTTCGCCACGGCTGCCCTCGGCGCCGGGCCGGAGGTGGCCGGGATCTCGCTGGCGGTCTTCGCCATTGGCACCGGAATCGCGTTGATGTTTTCCGGCAGACTGGCCGACACCTGGGGCCGCAAGCCCATGATCCTGCTGGGCCTGCTCGTGAACGGCCTGGGCATGGGTGTCCTCGGGTTCACCGGCGACGTGTTCTGGTTCTTTGCCGTGTCGCTCGTGGCCGGGCTGGGCAGCGGGCTCATGGGGCCGGCCCAGCAGGCCACGGTGGCGGACGTGATCGGCAACGAGCGCTCCGGCGGCAAGGTCCTGGCCACCTTCCAGATGTGCTCCGACTTCGGCGCGATCATCGGGCCCATCGCGGCCGGCTACCTGGTGGACCTGTTTTCTTACGGCCTGGCGTTTTCGATGGCGACGGTGGTGGCCCTGGTGGCCGTGGTGTTCTGGCTCCCGGCGGCCGAGACCCAGCGCTGA
- the smc gene encoding chromosome segregation protein SMC, translating into MHLKSLTVRGFKSFASATTFDFEPGVTAVVGPNGSGKSNVVDALAWVMGEQGAKTLRGGKMEDVIFAGTAGRPPLGRAQVALTIDNADGALPIEYSEVTISRTLFRTGGSEYAINGTGCRLLDIQELLSDSGLGKEMHVIVGQGQLDKVLHATAEDRRGFIEEAAGILKHRRRKEKTLRKLDAMSANLARLSDLTGEIRRQLTPLGKQAAVARRAQAVQFDVRDARARLLADDIVTLTTAVERDEAAEAALKSRREQVEADLLAGRTRQAALEQQSAAATPVLNAARDTWYQLSATREKMKSLGVLAQERQRHLGAAEAAPDPSRDPDRLAGQAQRLRSEEAELDLALEERRIALETAMDIKEDVEAAVRAEEQRVRELLRATADRREGLAKLAGQVAAARSRVESAEAEIGRLHQGKAAGAERHGEAAREFAALESQVAGVEEGEERLDADYEEAAAALAEIDEQIRELTAAQLAADRERDSLTARRDALSVGLLRKDGSAHLLAAGLPGVLSAVAELLTVAPGHETAIAAALGAAAEGVAVDSADAAVAALERIKADDGGRVTLVVAGGAAAAGTAAAAEPDGTQRRRAAAPFLAGDVEAAAAAVAGGGVGRAQVDGPAELGPVLDALLDGVVLVPDLTAAQTVLEQFPSLTAVTADGDVLAAYSVRGGSATAPSLLELQAAVDETDAKLRDAASEGERARFALAAAKAQRTTASENETATLAALHESDARLAAVAERLGALGATLRSAAGEAERHELALSVAGANLEKEQAALTEIAARLARAQEAPAEADPSMDDRDALAAQATAARAVEMESRLALRSTEEQLNAVRNRAAALERAAATERAAREQAAQRARRRRFQARKAAAVSAGVEALLRHVEASIELAEEERDAAEERRAQREVELMAVRSATMELEVELAKLTDSVHKDELARAAQRLRVESLENKAIEELGLTVDHLLAGYGPDTLVPPSPGASTDKWASLRVAVDDSGSEVPEGVPFVREEQEKRLKRAERDLAALGKVNPLALEEFAALEERHQFLSTQLEDLKSSRKDLMDIIKEVDQRVEEVFTAAYTDTAVQFERVFGRLFPGGEGRLVLTDPSDMLTTGIEVEARPAGKKIKRLSLLSGGERSLTAVALLVAIFKARPSPFYVMDEVEAALDDTNLGRLITIFEELRESSQLIIITHQKRTMEVADALYGVSMRGDGVSTVISQRIDRAPADV; encoded by the coding sequence TTGCATCTAAAAAGTTTGACCGTGCGCGGATTCAAGTCGTTCGCCTCGGCCACCACCTTTGACTTTGAGCCGGGGGTCACGGCCGTGGTGGGCCCCAACGGCTCCGGCAAGTCCAACGTGGTTGACGCCCTGGCCTGGGTCATGGGCGAGCAGGGGGCCAAGACGCTGCGCGGCGGCAAAATGGAGGACGTCATCTTTGCCGGGACTGCCGGGCGCCCGCCGCTGGGCCGCGCCCAGGTGGCCCTGACCATTGACAACGCCGACGGCGCCCTGCCGATCGAATACTCCGAGGTCACCATCTCCCGGACCCTGTTCCGCACGGGCGGTTCGGAGTATGCCATCAACGGCACCGGCTGCCGGCTGCTGGACATCCAGGAACTGCTCTCCGACTCCGGCCTGGGCAAGGAAATGCACGTCATCGTGGGCCAGGGCCAGCTGGACAAGGTCCTGCACGCCACGGCCGAAGACCGGCGCGGCTTCATTGAGGAGGCCGCCGGCATCCTCAAGCACCGCCGCCGCAAGGAAAAGACGCTGCGCAAGCTGGACGCCATGTCCGCGAACCTGGCCCGCCTCAGCGACCTCACCGGCGAGATCCGCCGCCAGCTCACGCCGCTGGGCAAACAGGCCGCCGTTGCCCGGCGGGCCCAAGCCGTGCAGTTCGACGTCCGCGACGCCCGGGCCCGCCTGCTGGCCGACGACATCGTGACCCTCACCACCGCCGTCGAACGTGACGAGGCAGCCGAGGCGGCACTCAAGTCGCGGCGCGAACAGGTCGAGGCGGACCTCCTGGCCGGACGCACCCGGCAGGCAGCGCTGGAGCAGCAGTCGGCGGCCGCCACGCCCGTGCTCAACGCCGCCCGTGACACCTGGTACCAACTGTCCGCCACTCGCGAAAAGATGAAATCGCTGGGTGTGCTGGCCCAGGAACGGCAGCGGCACCTGGGCGCCGCCGAGGCCGCGCCGGATCCCAGCCGCGATCCGGACCGGCTGGCCGGGCAGGCGCAGCGGCTGCGGTCCGAGGAGGCCGAGCTGGATCTGGCGCTGGAGGAGCGGCGGATCGCCTTGGAGACCGCCATGGACATCAAGGAGGACGTGGAGGCCGCCGTCCGCGCCGAGGAACAGCGCGTCCGGGAGCTGCTGCGCGCCACGGCGGACCGGCGCGAGGGCCTGGCCAAGCTGGCGGGGCAGGTCGCTGCGGCCCGGTCCCGCGTCGAGTCAGCCGAGGCGGAGATCGGCCGCCTGCACCAGGGCAAGGCCGCCGGCGCCGAGCGGCACGGCGAGGCCGCCCGCGAGTTTGCGGCCCTGGAGTCCCAGGTGGCCGGCGTGGAGGAGGGCGAGGAACGGCTCGACGCCGACTACGAGGAGGCCGCCGCGGCGCTGGCGGAAATTGACGAACAGATCCGGGAGCTGACGGCCGCCCAGCTCGCCGCGGACCGGGAGCGCGATTCCCTCACCGCCCGCCGCGACGCCCTGTCCGTGGGCCTGCTGCGCAAGGACGGCTCCGCGCACCTGCTGGCCGCCGGGCTGCCGGGCGTGCTCAGCGCCGTGGCGGAGCTGCTCACGGTGGCGCCCGGCCACGAGACCGCCATCGCCGCTGCCCTGGGCGCGGCGGCCGAGGGCGTGGCGGTGGACTCGGCCGATGCCGCCGTGGCCGCCCTGGAGCGGATCAAGGCGGACGACGGCGGACGGGTCACCCTGGTCGTGGCGGGCGGCGCGGCGGCTGCTGGCACTGCGGCGGCAGCGGAACCGGACGGCACGCAGCGGCGCCGCGCGGCTGCGCCTTTCCTCGCGGGAGACGTGGAAGCCGCGGCGGCCGCGGTGGCGGGGGGCGGCGTCGGACGGGCACAGGTGGATGGTCCGGCGGAACTGGGTCCCGTGCTGGACGCGCTGCTGGACGGCGTCGTGCTGGTGCCTGACCTGACCGCGGCGCAAACCGTCCTGGAGCAGTTTCCGTCCCTGACGGCTGTGACCGCGGACGGGGACGTGCTGGCCGCGTATTCCGTCCGCGGAGGATCGGCCACGGCGCCCTCGCTCCTGGAACTGCAGGCCGCCGTCGACGAGACCGACGCCAAGCTGCGCGACGCCGCATCCGAGGGGGAGCGGGCACGCTTCGCGCTGGCGGCCGCCAAGGCTCAGCGGACCACGGCCTCGGAAAATGAGACAGCCACGCTGGCCGCGCTGCACGAATCCGACGCGCGGCTGGCCGCCGTGGCAGAGCGGCTCGGGGCGCTGGGCGCCACGCTGCGGTCGGCGGCGGGGGAGGCGGAGCGGCACGAGCTGGCGCTGTCCGTGGCGGGTGCCAACCTGGAGAAGGAGCAGGCGGCGCTGACGGAAATTGCCGCGCGGCTGGCACGCGCGCAGGAGGCCCCTGCCGAGGCCGATCCGTCCATGGACGACCGGGACGCGCTGGCCGCGCAGGCCACGGCGGCGCGTGCCGTGGAGATGGAGTCCCGGCTGGCGCTGCGCAGCACCGAAGAGCAGTTGAACGCCGTCCGCAACCGGGCCGCCGCGCTGGAACGGGCCGCCGCCACGGAGCGCGCCGCCCGCGAGCAGGCCGCGCAGCGCGCACGCCGGCGCCGTTTTCAGGCGCGGAAGGCCGCCGCCGTTTCGGCCGGCGTGGAGGCGCTGCTGCGGCATGTGGAGGCGTCCATTGAACTGGCCGAGGAGGAGCGGGACGCGGCCGAGGAACGTCGGGCCCAGCGCGAGGTGGAGCTCATGGCCGTGCGTTCGGCCACGATGGAACTGGAAGTGGAACTGGCCAAGCTGACCGATTCCGTCCACAAGGACGAGCTGGCCAGGGCTGCCCAGCGCCTGCGCGTTGAATCGCTGGAAAACAAGGCGATCGAGGAGCTGGGCCTGACGGTCGACCACCTGCTGGCCGGGTACGGCCCGGACACGCTCGTGCCGCCCAGCCCGGGGGCGTCAACGGACAAGTGGGCATCGCTGCGCGTGGCCGTGGACGACTCCGGCAGCGAGGTGCCCGAGGGCGTGCCGTTTGTGCGCGAGGAGCAGGAAAAGCGGCTCAAACGGGCCGAACGGGACCTGGCCGCGCTGGGAAAGGTGAACCCGCTGGCCCTGGAGGAGTTCGCGGCGCTGGAGGAACGCCACCAGTTCCTGTCCACGCAGCTGGAGGATTTGAAGTCCAGCCGCAAGGACCTGATGGACATCATCAAGGAGGTGGACCAGCGGGTGGAGGAGGTGTTCACGGCCGCCTACACGGACACCGCCGTGCAGTTTGAGCGCGTCTTTGGCCGCCTGTTCCCCGGCGGCGAGGGCCGGCTGGTGCTGACCGACCCCTCCGACATGCTCACTACCGGCATCGAGGTGGAGGCCCGGCCGGCAGGCAAGAAGATCAAGCGGCTGTCCCTGCTCTCCGGCGGGGAGCGTTCGCTGACCGCCGTGGCGCTGCTCGTCGCCATCTTCAAGGCCCGGCCGTCGCCGTTTTATGTCATGGATGAGGTGGAGGCGGCCTTGGACGACACGAACCTCGGCCGGCTCATCACCATCTTCGAGGAGCTGCGCGAATCCAGCCAGCTGATCATCATCACGCACCAGAAGCGCACCATGGAAGTGGCGGACGCCCTTTACGGCGTCTCCATGAGGGGCGACGGCGTTTCCACCGTCATCAGCCAGCGCATCGACCGCGCCCCGGCAGACGTCTGA
- a CDS encoding 3-oxoacyl-ACP synthase III: MIGNATFHHHNTALLAVTSVEAPVVVSSSDFDERLAPSLKRLRLSKRLLERVAGVEERRWWAPGTAFDDAAIEAGAKALAEAGIEAGEIGLLINTSVTRRNLEPSVAVKIHNALGLPSSALNFDLANACLGFVNGITLAANMIDSGQIKYALIVAGEDAQATQETTFRRLNAETSTRDDYLREFATLTLGSGAAAAVIGPADAHPGGHRILGGVSRAGTSHHELCVGGPDGMFTDTKGLLDNGLELVTDAWHEAHADGWDWSGMDRYVTHQVSNSYTNAIIKAVNLVRNRVPITFPKWGNVGPASLPMTLAQEAQSLSPGDRVLCMGVGSGLNTAMMEIAW; encoded by the coding sequence TTGATCGGCAACGCGACTTTTCACCACCACAACACCGCCTTACTCGCCGTCACCAGTGTCGAGGCCCCCGTGGTGGTCAGTTCGTCCGATTTTGACGAACGCCTTGCGCCGAGCCTGAAGCGCCTGCGCCTGTCGAAGCGGCTGCTGGAACGTGTTGCCGGTGTCGAGGAGCGCCGCTGGTGGGCGCCCGGGACCGCCTTTGACGACGCCGCCATCGAGGCCGGAGCGAAGGCCCTCGCCGAGGCGGGTATTGAGGCTGGCGAGATCGGCCTGCTGATCAACACCTCCGTGACCCGCCGCAACCTGGAGCCGTCCGTGGCGGTGAAGATCCACAACGCACTGGGCCTGCCGTCGTCGGCCCTGAACTTCGACCTGGCCAACGCCTGCCTGGGCTTCGTCAACGGCATCACGCTGGCCGCCAACATGATCGACTCCGGACAGATCAAGTACGCGCTGATCGTGGCCGGCGAGGACGCCCAGGCCACGCAGGAAACCACCTTCCGCCGGCTCAACGCCGAGACGTCCACACGTGACGACTACCTGCGCGAGTTCGCCACCCTGACCCTGGGTTCGGGCGCCGCGGCCGCCGTCATCGGCCCGGCCGACGCCCATCCGGGCGGCCACCGCATCCTGGGCGGCGTCTCCCGCGCGGGCACCTCCCACCACGAGCTGTGCGTGGGCGGGCCCGACGGCATGTTCACGGACACCAAGGGCCTGCTGGACAACGGACTGGAACTGGTCACGGACGCCTGGCACGAGGCCCACGCCGACGGCTGGGACTGGAGCGGGATGGACCGCTACGTCACACACCAGGTGTCGAACTCGTACACGAACGCCATCATCAAGGCCGTGAATCTGGTCCGCAACCGCGTGCCCATCACGTTCCCGAAGTGGGGCAACGTGGGCCCGGCGTCCCTGCCCATGACGCTGGCGCAGGAGGCCCAGAGCCTCAGCCCCGGCGACCGCGTGCTGTGCATGGGCGTGGGCTCGGGGCTGAACACCGCGATGATGGAGATTGCGTGGTAG
- a CDS encoding alpha/beta fold hydrolase, with translation MHASWRRTLSVPSTAAVDAPGTSRQWHFLDNADDVAATGVEPAGTLLCVHGNPTWSYLWRTLLAGATSPSTLAAGGPWRVVAVDQLDMGFSERTGTFRRLEDRITDLGDLTAALHLDGPVVTVGHDWGGIISLGWADRHRDQLAGVVLTNTAVHPAGFSLPPALKLALHPAIHRWGTTTSAAFLRVTHALAQPALAPEVRDAFMAPYRTALRRAGVGNFVADIPAAESHPSRAALEEVSSGIRTLGVPALMMWGPKDPVFSDRYLRDLLSRMPHADVHRFEGAGHLVQEDRDIATPAFDWLAKNVVAPGGRAPGDVAPGGRAAGPADAPESDAGPFRPMLAELDARRNDHSTAIVDMVPAAGRAATRDRAGSPASGQGSGSSPRSVSWADLARDVDDLAAGLADLGVRGGDRVSLLVPPGITLTTLIYACLRLGAVIVVADAGLGTKGMSRAIKGAGPAYLIGIERALAGARLYNWPGVKVCSEDFTPAMDATKRKLLNVAATVPQLLANGRVMHLAASAPAMGSPGADDDAAVLFTSGSTGPAKGVVYTHRRLAAMRDTLKAAYKLEAGTALVAGFAPFALLGPALGATSVTPDMDVTAPRTLTAAALADAAAAIDATVVFASPAALVNVVATAAQLTDTHKTALAGVEIVLSAGAPLGEPLLAQVQDLTPQATLHTPYGMTEALPVTDISLAGIREAGAGNGVCVGMPVSGATVAVAPLTPEGGVDPEPTTRANVTGEILVRAPHVKERYDRLWITQEQSASIPGWHRSGDVGHFDDAGRLWVEGRLAHILTTPAGVRTPVAGELAAEQVPGVARAAVVGVGPAGVQAAVAVVETVPPAKHSGLAGTGLAAQLRSAAAGVGLELSAVLVIDAMPTDIRHNSKIDRTALSAWASRMLAGEKAGRP, from the coding sequence GTGCATGCCTCCTGGCGCCGCACCCTGTCCGTGCCGTCGACCGCCGCCGTGGACGCGCCCGGCACGTCCCGGCAGTGGCACTTTCTGGACAACGCCGACGACGTCGCCGCCACGGGCGTGGAACCGGCGGGCACGCTGCTGTGCGTGCACGGCAACCCCACCTGGTCGTACCTGTGGCGCACCCTGCTGGCCGGGGCCACCTCCCCGTCCACGCTGGCTGCCGGCGGCCCCTGGAGGGTCGTCGCCGTCGACCAGCTGGACATGGGATTCTCCGAACGCACCGGCACCTTCCGCCGCCTCGAAGACCGCATCACCGACCTCGGCGACCTCACCGCCGCGCTGCACCTTGACGGGCCCGTGGTCACGGTGGGACACGACTGGGGCGGCATCATTTCCCTCGGCTGGGCCGACCGCCACCGGGACCAGCTGGCCGGCGTCGTGCTGACCAACACGGCCGTCCACCCGGCGGGCTTTTCCCTGCCGCCCGCCCTGAAGCTGGCCCTCCACCCCGCCATCCATCGGTGGGGCACGACGACGTCCGCCGCCTTTTTGCGCGTCACGCACGCACTTGCACAGCCCGCACTCGCCCCCGAGGTCCGCGACGCGTTCATGGCCCCGTACCGCACCGCCCTGCGCCGCGCCGGTGTGGGCAACTTCGTGGCGGACATCCCGGCTGCGGAGTCGCACCCGTCGCGGGCGGCCCTGGAGGAGGTCTCCTCCGGCATCCGCACCCTGGGCGTGCCGGCGCTCATGATGTGGGGCCCCAAGGACCCGGTGTTTTCCGACCGCTACCTGCGTGACCTGCTGTCCCGGATGCCGCACGCGGACGTCCACCGCTTCGAGGGCGCCGGCCACCTGGTCCAGGAAGACCGCGACATCGCGACCCCCGCCTTTGACTGGCTGGCGAAAAATGTCGTCGCCCCGGGCGGTCGGGCTCCCGGCGACGTGGCTCCCGGCGGTCGGGCAGCGGGCCCGGCGGACGCGCCGGAATCCGACGCCGGGCCATTCCGCCCCATGCTCGCCGAGCTGGACGCCCGCCGCAACGACCACTCGACCGCCATCGTGGACATGGTCCCCGCCGCCGGCCGGGCAGCCACCCGCGATCGAGCGGGGAGCCCTGCGAGCGGCCAGGGATCGGGATCCAGCCCGCGCTCCGTATCCTGGGCAGACCTGGCACGCGACGTGGACGATCTCGCCGCCGGCCTCGCGGACCTCGGCGTCCGCGGCGGCGACCGCGTCAGCCTGCTGGTCCCACCGGGCATCACGCTGACCACCCTCATTTACGCCTGCCTTCGGCTCGGTGCCGTCATCGTGGTGGCCGACGCCGGCCTCGGCACCAAGGGCATGAGCCGCGCCATCAAGGGGGCCGGCCCCGCCTACCTGATCGGCATTGAGCGCGCGCTGGCGGGCGCCCGCCTCTACAACTGGCCGGGCGTGAAAGTCTGCTCGGAGGACTTCACCCCGGCAATGGATGCCACGAAGCGCAAGCTGCTGAACGTGGCCGCGACGGTTCCCCAGCTGCTGGCCAACGGCCGTGTCATGCACCTGGCCGCGTCCGCACCCGCCATGGGGTCTCCGGGCGCCGACGACGACGCCGCGGTGCTGTTCACCTCCGGTTCGACGGGCCCGGCCAAGGGCGTCGTCTACACACACCGCCGGCTGGCCGCCATGCGGGACACCCTCAAGGCCGCCTACAAGCTGGAGGCCGGCACCGCGCTCGTGGCCGGCTTCGCCCCGTTCGCCCTGTTGGGCCCGGCACTCGGCGCCACGTCGGTCACCCCGGACATGGACGTCACCGCCCCGCGCACCCTCACCGCCGCCGCTTTGGCGGATGCCGCGGCAGCCATCGACGCCACGGTCGTCTTCGCCTCCCCGGCGGCACTGGTCAACGTGGTGGCGACCGCGGCGCAACTGACGGACACCCACAAAACGGCGCTGGCCGGCGTCGAAATTGTGCTTTCCGCGGGCGCGCCGCTGGGCGAGCCCCTGCTGGCCCAGGTGCAGGACCTGACACCGCAGGCCACCCTGCACACGCCCTACGGCATGACCGAGGCGCTGCCCGTGACGGACATCAGCCTAGCCGGCATCCGCGAGGCCGGCGCCGGCAACGGTGTGTGCGTCGGCATGCCCGTCAGTGGCGCCACCGTGGCCGTCGCCCCCCTCACCCCCGAGGGCGGCGTGGATCCCGAGCCCACCACCCGCGCCAATGTCACCGGCGAGATCCTGGTACGCGCCCCGCATGTCAAGGAGCGCTACGACCGCCTGTGGATCACGCAGGAGCAGAGCGCCTCGATTCCCGGCTGGCACCGCAGCGGCGACGTGGGCCACTTCGACGACGCCGGCCGGCTTTGGGTTGAGGGCCGCCTGGCGCACATTCTGACGACGCCCGCTGGCGTCAGGACCCCCGTGGCGGGCGAACTCGCCGCGGAGCAGGTGCCCGGCGTGGCGCGGGCCGCCGTCGTGGGCGTGGGTCCCGCCGGTGTGCAGGCAGCTGTGGCCGTCGTGGAAACCGTCCCGCCCGCGAAGCATTCCGGTCTGGCCGGGACCGGGCTGGCCGCGCAGCTCCGTTCCGCCGCCGCCGGCGTGGGGCTGGAGCTGTCCGCCGTGCTGGTCATCGACGCCATGCCCACCGACATCCGCCACAATTCCAAGATCGACCGCACGGCGCTGTCCGCGTGGGCGTCGCGCATGCTGGCCGGGGAGAAGGCCGGCCGCCCGTGA
- a CDS encoding NAD-dependent epimerase/dehydratase family protein, with product MLVTGASGLLGRAVAQLLHGRGYAVRTLQRSAVHDPWESVQGSVADPDVAARAVSGVAAVIHLAAKVSFTGEWGDFVATNIVGTRQLLAASQRAGVRDFVFVSSPSVAHFGASIVGAGAAPANPDLARGFYARSKAAAEELALAEDSPSFRVTAIRPHIVWGPGDTQLVERVVERARAGRLPLIDGGRALIDTTYVDNAAEAIVRGLERMDYAHGQALVVTNGEPRPVGELIAGICVAAGVPAPAFSVPGWLARGAGSVIEKAWAAAGTRGWVNDEPPMTRFLAEQLSTAHWFDQRHTQAVLDWTPAVSLDESLARLAEYYRTGP from the coding sequence GTGCTGGTGACGGGCGCCAGCGGGCTGCTGGGACGCGCCGTGGCGCAGCTTTTGCACGGGCGCGGCTACGCGGTGCGGACGCTGCAGCGCAGCGCCGTGCACGACCCGTGGGAGTCGGTCCAGGGCTCTGTGGCGGATCCCGACGTGGCCGCCCGTGCGGTCTCAGGGGTTGCCGCCGTCATCCATCTGGCCGCCAAAGTCTCCTTCACCGGCGAGTGGGGGGACTTTGTGGCCACGAACATTGTGGGCACCCGCCAGCTCCTGGCCGCGTCGCAACGTGCCGGCGTGCGTGACTTCGTGTTTGTGTCCTCACCGTCCGTGGCCCACTTTGGCGCCTCGATAGTGGGTGCCGGTGCCGCACCGGCCAACCCTGACCTGGCCCGCGGCTTTTATGCCCGCTCGAAGGCCGCGGCGGAGGAGCTGGCGCTGGCCGAGGACTCCCCCAGTTTCAGGGTGACGGCCATCCGGCCGCACATTGTGTGGGGTCCCGGCGACACCCAGCTGGTGGAACGGGTGGTGGAGCGGGCCCGTGCCGGCCGCCTTCCGCTGATCGACGGCGGCCGGGCACTGATCGACACCACGTATGTGGACAACGCCGCCGAGGCGATTGTGCGCGGGCTCGAGCGCATGGACTATGCCCATGGGCAGGCCCTGGTGGTGACCAACGGCGAACCGCGTCCCGTGGGTGAGCTCATTGCGGGCATTTGTGTCGCCGCCGGCGTGCCGGCACCGGCCTTCTCGGTGCCGGGCTGGCTGGCCCGCGGGGCCGGTTCCGTCATTGAAAAGGCGTGGGCGGCGGCCGGGACGAGGGGCTGGGTAAACGACGAACCCCCGATGACACGATTTTTGGCCGAGCAGCTCTCCACGGCCCACTGGTTTGACCAGCGGCACACCCAGGCCGTGCTGGACTGGACGCCGGCCGTATCCCTGGACGAGAGCCTGGCCCGCTTGGCGGAATATTACCGGACCGGGCCGTAG